In Malus sylvestris chromosome 16, drMalSylv7.2, whole genome shotgun sequence, the following are encoded in one genomic region:
- the LOC126609015 gene encoding uncharacterized protein LOC126609015: MEVLEGDARRGEDEGARLFVVNRLFVERYKQWKSDLHQYFQTFDDPQVTLEEGCPKEFKDREKIGYGSVVIFRSLTMWRKPTRSIGRRRLFSTIRVRGPSHIGWKRGGKGVQNSRMPMSLQTFMFDTGMSWPSPFMRR, from the exons ATGGAAGTCTTGGAAGGTGATGCCAGACGAGGTGAAGACGAAGGTGCGCGATTGTTTGTTG TCAACAGGCTCTTCGTTGAACGGTACAAGCAGTGGAAAAGCGACCTACACCAATATTTTCAAACATTTGATGATCCGCAGGTCACTCTTGAGGAGGGTTGCCCGAAGGAGTTTAAGGACCGGGAGAAAATTGGGTATGGCTCTGTAGTGATTTTCAGGAGCCTAACTATGtg GCGAAAGCCAACAAGATCAATCGGGAGAAGAAgactcttctccaccattcGGGTTCGAGGCCCTTCTCATATAGGATGGAAACGTGGCGGCAA AGGGGTTCAAAATTCCCGAATGCCGATGTCTTTGCAGACGTTTATGTTTGACACGGGGATGAGTTGGCCGAGTCCCTTCAT GCGACGATGA